The following proteins come from a genomic window of Macaca fascicularis isolate 582-1 chromosome 8, T2T-MFA8v1.1:
- the TCEA1 gene encoding transcription elongation factor A protein 1 isoform X1 gives MEDEVVRFAKKMDKMVQKKNAAGALDLLKELKNIPMTLELLQSTRIGMSVNAIRKQSTDEEVTSLAKSLIKSWKKLLDGPSTEKDLDEKKKEPAITSQNSPEAREESTSSGNVSNRKDETNARDTYVSSFPRAPSTSDSVRLKCREMLAAALRTGDDYIAIGADEEELGSQIEEAIYQEIRNTDMKYKNRVRSRISNLKDAKNPNLRKNVLCGNIPPDLFARMTAEEMASDELKEMRKNLTKEAIREHQMAKTGGTQTDLFTCGKCKKKNCTYTQVQTRSADEPMTTFVVCNECGNRWKFC, from the exons gctgGAGCATTGGATTTGCTAAAGGAGCTTAAGAATATTCCTATGACCCTGGAATTATTGCAG TCCACAAGAATCGGCATGTCAGTTAATGCTATTCGCAAGCAGAGTACAGACGAAGAAGTTACATCTTTGGCAAAGTCTCTCATCAAATCCTGGAAAAAATTATTAG ATGGGCCATCAACTGAGAAAGACCTTGacgaaaagaaaaaagaacctgCAATTACATCACAGAACAGCCCTGAAGCAAGAGAAGAAAG TACTTCCAGCGGCAATGTAAGCAACAGAAAGGATGAGACAAATGCTCGAGATACATACGTTTCATCCTTTCCTCGGGCACCAAGCACTTCTGATTCTGTGCGGTTGAAGTGTAGGGAGATGCTTGCGGCAGCTCTTCGAACAGGGG ATGACTACATTGCAATTGGAGCTGATGAAGAAGAATTAGGATCTCAAATTGAAGAAG CTATATATCAAGAAATAAGGAATACAGAcatgaaatacaaaaatagagtACGAAGTAGGATATCAAATCTTAAAGATGCAAAAAATccaaatttaaggaaaaatgtCCTCTGTGGGAATATTCCTCCTGACTTATTTGCTAGAATGACAGCAGAG GAAATGGCTAGTGATGAGCTGAAAGAGATGCGGAAAAACTTGACCAAAGAAGCCATCAGAGAGCATCAGATGGCCAAGACTGGTGGGACCCAGACTGACTTGTTCACATGTGGCAAATGTAAAAAGAAGAATTGCACTTACACACAG GTACAAACCCGTAGTGCTGATGAACCAATGACAACATTTGTTGTCTGTAATGAATGTGGAAATCGATGGAAG
- the TCEA1 gene encoding transcription elongation factor A protein 1 isoform X3 has protein sequence MEDEVVRFAKKMDKMVQKKNASTRIGMSVNAIRKQSTDEEVTSLAKSLIKSWKKLLDGPSTEKDLDEKKKEPAITSQNSPEAREESTSSGNVSNRKDETNARDTYVSSFPRAPSTSDSVRLKCREMLAAALRTGDDYIAIGADEEELGSQIEEAIYQEIRNTDMKYKNRVRSRISNLKDAKNPNLRKNVLCGNIPPDLFARMTAEEMASDELKEMRKNLTKEAIREHQMAKTGGTQTDLFTCGKCKKKNCTYTQVQTRSADEPMTTFVVCNECGNRWKFC, from the exons TCCACAAGAATCGGCATGTCAGTTAATGCTATTCGCAAGCAGAGTACAGACGAAGAAGTTACATCTTTGGCAAAGTCTCTCATCAAATCCTGGAAAAAATTATTAG ATGGGCCATCAACTGAGAAAGACCTTGacgaaaagaaaaaagaacctgCAATTACATCACAGAACAGCCCTGAAGCAAGAGAAGAAAG TACTTCCAGCGGCAATGTAAGCAACAGAAAGGATGAGACAAATGCTCGAGATACATACGTTTCATCCTTTCCTCGGGCACCAAGCACTTCTGATTCTGTGCGGTTGAAGTGTAGGGAGATGCTTGCGGCAGCTCTTCGAACAGGGG ATGACTACATTGCAATTGGAGCTGATGAAGAAGAATTAGGATCTCAAATTGAAGAAG CTATATATCAAGAAATAAGGAATACAGAcatgaaatacaaaaatagagtACGAAGTAGGATATCAAATCTTAAAGATGCAAAAAATccaaatttaaggaaaaatgtCCTCTGTGGGAATATTCCTCCTGACTTATTTGCTAGAATGACAGCAGAG GAAATGGCTAGTGATGAGCTGAAAGAGATGCGGAAAAACTTGACCAAAGAAGCCATCAGAGAGCATCAGATGGCCAAGACTGGTGGGACCCAGACTGACTTGTTCACATGTGGCAAATGTAAAAAGAAGAATTGCACTTACACACAG GTACAAACCCGTAGTGCTGATGAACCAATGACAACATTTGTTGTCTGTAATGAATGTGGAAATCGATGGAAG
- the TCEA1 gene encoding transcription elongation factor A protein 1 isoform X2, with the protein MEDEVVRFAKKMDKMVQKKNAAGALDLLKELKNIPMTLELLQSTRIGMSVNAIRKQSTDEEVTSLAKSLIKSWKKLLDGPSTEKDLDEKKKEPAITSQNSPEAREESTSSGNVSNRKDETNARDTYVSSFPRAPSTSDSVRLKCREMLAAALRTGDDYIAIGADEEELGSQIEEAIYQEIRNTDMKYKNRVRSRISNLKDAKNPNLRKNVLCGNIPPDLFARMTAEEMASDELKEMRKNLTKEAIREHQMAKTGGTQTDLFTCGKCKKKNCTYTQDCIRKVLHSPPHGLWVL; encoded by the exons gctgGAGCATTGGATTTGCTAAAGGAGCTTAAGAATATTCCTATGACCCTGGAATTATTGCAG TCCACAAGAATCGGCATGTCAGTTAATGCTATTCGCAAGCAGAGTACAGACGAAGAAGTTACATCTTTGGCAAAGTCTCTCATCAAATCCTGGAAAAAATTATTAG ATGGGCCATCAACTGAGAAAGACCTTGacgaaaagaaaaaagaacctgCAATTACATCACAGAACAGCCCTGAAGCAAGAGAAGAAAG TACTTCCAGCGGCAATGTAAGCAACAGAAAGGATGAGACAAATGCTCGAGATACATACGTTTCATCCTTTCCTCGGGCACCAAGCACTTCTGATTCTGTGCGGTTGAAGTGTAGGGAGATGCTTGCGGCAGCTCTTCGAACAGGGG ATGACTACATTGCAATTGGAGCTGATGAAGAAGAATTAGGATCTCAAATTGAAGAAG CTATATATCAAGAAATAAGGAATACAGAcatgaaatacaaaaatagagtACGAAGTAGGATATCAAATCTTAAAGATGCAAAAAATccaaatttaaggaaaaatgtCCTCTGTGGGAATATTCCTCCTGACTTATTTGCTAGAATGACAGCAGAG GAAATGGCTAGTGATGAGCTGAAAGAGATGCGGAAAAACTTGACCAAAGAAGCCATCAGAGAGCATCAGATGGCCAAGACTGGTGGGACCCAGACTGACTTGTTCACATGTGGCAAATGTAAAAAGAAGAATTGCACTTACACACAG GACTGTATAAGGAAAGTTCTTCACTCTCCTCCACATGGCTTATGGGTACTTTAG